Sequence from the Bremerella volcania genome:
CAGTCGCTCACTCACGCCACCTCGGTGGAAGAAGAAGCGGCCATTGAACAGCAAATGCGCGAGTGCGAATCGCGCCATCGCGACATGCTTGCGTCGCTACAGCGGTCTCTTTTCTAATAGAAACGGTGGTCGACCGGTTTACCAAACGGTAATCCATCCAGCGCGACTCTCAGGTCGTCCTTATTCGCTTCTTGCAACCGCGGGGCTACTTCCCCCAGACTCGCCAGGCCCAGTACGCGGTCATCACAACGGAAGCGAAAGCGTAAACGCAGCAAACGCTAGTAGAAAGCAAAGACAACAACATCAGATAGTCTCCTGGCATGATTGGGGGAAGCACGATCGTCGGCAGATGCGGGGCAATTGCCGCTGGTAACTTGGAGACATGTTGACCGAAGGTAGGTGACGCGAATTTCGGCGAACGACGGCCTGTACCCGTCGTTTCTTGATGAACTGGTTCCACGCCTGCCACCGACGAGGGGCTGGCCGCTATCTTCGTCATAACCGGTAACTTCCCCCGGCTAAGTGCCAGGGGATGCCGGAGAACCTCGAAATTTAAGCAACCATTACGCGTTGGAAGCGACCTTTACCATGTGAGCCAACCGGCTCGTGTTTTGGTTTCTTCCTGCGAGTGGTTCCATGTCGAAACTCTTTACGTCCCTGTTCGTGTTGGTCTTCGTCGGTTTCGGCGTGGGCTTTCTCGGCTATGGGATCTACCAACTCGACCAGGCCAGCCGAACCACCCGGTGGCCGGCCGTGCGCGGCGAAGTGCTCGAGTGCCAACTGCGCTCGCACACCAGCGACCATAAGGAAACGTGGGCCTGCCATGTGAAATATGCCTACGACGTCGATGGGCGGTCCTACGAAGGGGACCGCATCGCCTACGGCTACAACGGCACCAACAACAAGAGCATGCACTCAGACTTAAAGCAGAAGCTCAGTCGATCGCGCTACGTTCGCGTCTATTTCGACCCGCAAAACCCGAGCGAAAGTACCTTGGCGACCGGCATCCATCGAAGTGCTTACCTGCCGGTTCTCTTCGGCGGTGCCTGGCTGGCGTTTTGCGGCGGCATCTTGGCGTTGGTTTTCCTTGGGGGTTCTCACAAGAACCTTCCCGAGCGTCTGGCTCGGCTGAATCACCGCTCCCTGAGTCTCGTTCGCTGAAAGGTTGAGTATGTCGAAAGAAATCATTGCGCTGCTGGTGATGGGGGGCTTTAACCTGATCGGGGTGGTGATCGTCGGCTATGGCCTGCGAGACCTCTACCGCGCGTGGCGAAGCAGCTCGTGGGAGAAAGTCTCGGGGCGACTGATCGAAGCCAGCATTGAAGAAACCACGCGAAAAAGCAGCAAATCGAGTCGCCGCGTGTATGAGGTCAAAGCGACCTACGAGTACGACGTTTGCGGACGCTCGTACCAAGGCAATCGCATCTCGCAGAGCTATATCCCAACCCATGAGCGGGCCGAGCACGATCTGCTGCTCGATACGCTGAATTCGATCCCCAGCTTGAATGTCTATTACGACCCCCTTCACCCCGAGAAATGCACCTTGGTACCCGGCGTCGATGGGGGGACGTTCACGCTTTTGGCCCTGGGTATCATGTGGCTGGCCGTCACGGTTGGCATCACGGGGATGATCCTCTTGATTCAAGGGGGCGACCCACAGTTGATTCAGAGTATTTCGATAGGGTAAATCGCTAAGAATCGGTCGGCTGAAAATCGACTGCCCAGCCATCCCGAACCCGCGTTTGCGATGCTACAATAGACAGATGAGAGCGGTGGTCTTCAGGTCGATCGGAAGCGACCATTCGCTTGGCGATTTAACACCGGTCCATGCCGACCATAGGGGAAGGAAACAGTATCATGATTCGCAGCGCACTTATTGCCCTGGACAATTCTCCCTCCAGCAAGACCGCTTTAGACATGGCAATCTCCTTCTGCCAGCGCTATGCGGACCGCAACGAAGGCAAGACCGACTTCATTCATCTGTCCGGCGTCGCCGTGGTCGATATTCCTGGCATCAAAGCGCCGACCAGCTTGCCCATCGGTGCCGGTGCCTATAAGAAGCATCGTGACGACACGCTGATTTCCGAAGCGAAAGAGCGTGCCGAAGAGATCCTGGGCGAATTTGAAGCTCGCTGCAACGAAGCGAAGATCCCCCACACTTCGATCGAAAGCGAAGGGCTGCCGTACGAACAGATCGAACGCCATGCGTTGCGTCACGACGTGATTCTGATCGGCCGCGATACCAATTTCCATTACGAAACCAGTGAAGACGTCGGCGCGACGGTTCGTAAGCTGTTGGTCGACAACGCCCGGCCGGTGATCGTCTATCCGCAGAAAATGCCGGACAACCATCGAGTCGTGATCGCCTACGACGGCAGTGCCACCGCGGCGCACGCCCTGCAAATGTGGACTCTCTTGGAGATCCGCGGCCCGCAAACCGAAGTTCACGTGGTGAGCATCTCCGACGCGGAAGAAAAGGCGATGCCCCGCCTGGAAGAAGCGGCCCAGTTCCTGAAGTTCCACGGCATCGATTCGCAGCTGCACTACGTGCCCAAGGAACGCCGCGTGGTGGAAATGCTGGCCGAAAAGGTCAAGGAACTAAGTCCGCGGATGGTGGTCCTGGGTGCATACGGCCGTGGCGGATTCAAGGAAACGATTTTCGGGTCCTCGACCAACAAGATGCTGGAAACGGCCAATTGCCCGCTTTTCCTCTACAAGTAATCGCCCGACAGAAGCAACTCGCCGACAGGTTTTTGCCGCATGAAACGACAACTCGGATTCGGAACGCGCCGCGGTCAAATCCCCACGGGAACCATCCTGATGATGGTCGGCGTGATGGACATCATCATGGCCGTGGGGCTCTGGTTTTTCATGGGGCAGGGGGACATGAGCATGAGCATGTTCTGCGGGCTGATGGGCCTTTCAGGCCTGGGCTTGATTGGCTTTGGGTTCATGCAGAATCTCAAATAGCTTGCCTGCCGCGAAGCGGAATCAGCAGGAATCTCGTAAACGACGCCGGCAGATACTAAACTAAGGGGATTGGGGACTTGGATCCGAATCCCCTTTTTTCGGCGCACCCTATCATTCACGGCGATTGCTTTGAGCCCAGCATCACGCAGTACGGCACCGGTTGCTTCCAAGAATCAGACGATGCTGCGCGTCTTTGTGATCGTGGTGATCGTGCTGGTGATCATCGTGATTGGCCTGACCATTCTGGTCGGTACGTCGAGCCACTCCGGCGAACAGTTTTCGCCCGATGGTTTTCAGCGGCGAAGGTTCAGCTACCTGGAAGCGTTTGGCATCCGTCTAACGGCGACCGACTACTTCAACAACACCGGCAACCTTGAACTCGACCTGGTCAAGAAGAAGTGGATTACGTCCAGCGGCAAAAAACCGAAGGACAAAGACTGGGTCGTCGTTTCGATGCTCAGCCAAGGCTCCTATTACCAGAGCGATGCTGCGATTCTGATCGACTATCTCGATATGTCCAAAACCACGGGGGCCATCGATCTCGATCGTTGGAGCCAGGCCAACCCCGGCTAC
This genomic interval carries:
- a CDS encoding DUF3592 domain-containing protein, encoding MSKLFTSLFVLVFVGFGVGFLGYGIYQLDQASRTTRWPAVRGEVLECQLRSHTSDHKETWACHVKYAYDVDGRSYEGDRIAYGYNGTNNKSMHSDLKQKLSRSRYVRVYFDPQNPSESTLATGIHRSAYLPVLFGGAWLAFCGGILALVFLGGSHKNLPERLARLNHRSLSLVR
- a CDS encoding universal stress protein — its product is MIRSALIALDNSPSSKTALDMAISFCQRYADRNEGKTDFIHLSGVAVVDIPGIKAPTSLPIGAGAYKKHRDDTLISEAKERAEEILGEFEARCNEAKIPHTSIESEGLPYEQIERHALRHDVILIGRDTNFHYETSEDVGATVRKLLVDNARPVIVYPQKMPDNHRVVIAYDGSATAAHALQMWTLLEIRGPQTEVHVVSISDAEEKAMPRLEEAAQFLKFHGIDSQLHYVPKERRVVEMLAEKVKELSPRMVVLGAYGRGGFKETIFGSSTNKMLETANCPLFLYK
- a CDS encoding DUF3592 domain-containing protein, which produces MSKEIIALLVMGGFNLIGVVIVGYGLRDLYRAWRSSSWEKVSGRLIEASIEETTRKSSKSSRRVYEVKATYEYDVCGRSYQGNRISQSYIPTHERAEHDLLLDTLNSIPSLNVYYDPLHPEKCTLVPGVDGGTFTLLALGIMWLAVTVGITGMILLIQGGDPQLIQSISIG